Sequence from the Alosa sapidissima isolate fAloSap1 chromosome 21, fAloSap1.pri, whole genome shotgun sequence genome:
TGTTCTGTAATTTTCATGATGGTAAGATCTGGAGTTTTAGGGAGTGGACAGGTGTTGAGTTATGCAATGCTGCGAGCAACCTTGGGTTTGGTTTGGTTGGATCGACGGTCATAGTCACCAAACAAGCCTCTCGTGCACTAGACAGTGGAGCTACTGAATAACAGATTCTGGTGATGGGAACTGAGGGGAAGCGAATCGTTTAAGCTTATTTGCCAGACGGACATCCATGTCAAGGAGGACGTTTTAAGGATCACTAGAaatcttgtttttctttttgattGACAGGAGAACCAATCTTGTAATAAAACTAATTATTGCAGTGCTTATAAATGGGACATGGTATCTGTAAGTCTGCTTTACTTGGTGAATGAGACATTAAATCACTTAATTGAATTGCTTTCTTGTTAAATCATTTGCATTAAAACAACAATGGTAATGGCTCGTTTTTCTTTTGGGGCAGTTGCGGGCATTTTTTGAAGATCTTTTGAAATAAATCCACACTGCTGAAATATCCCCACAATCCGCACAGCGTTTGAGAATCTCTTTTATTAACAGCTTTGAAAGTAGGATGATTATTTACACACAGTAGTACTACTTACTCTACTCCAACCTGACAACAGTTTTGCCACCACACAAAATATTAACTATTACCCAGGTGTTTTGTGTGTCGGCCCTGTGCTATCAGTTTCCCCGTTGCTTTGTTGGTGAGATCTACAGTGGCAAAGGCAAGCGTCCGTCCCTGTTTCAGAACCTGCGCGGTGATCAGGACGTCTTCTCCCATCTTGGCTGCATTCATATACCTGTCAAACATGTAGTGACGTGAATGCATTTGGATACTTCAGGTGCCTCAATTTCAGCACTCGTGGCAGTTCACACGGTCTCAGGTAATGCTTTGCTCGGGGACTTACGTGATATTCATGTCGACACTGACGCCCGGTGCGCCTCTCTCTGAATACATGATCGCAGTGGTGGAGATGACATCGACCAGGGTCGCCGTAAGCCCCCCGTGAAGTGTGCCCCCTCGGTTCGTGTGCTCCTCCTCAACCTTCATCTCACATACAACCTTACCGGGGCTCGCAGATAAAATACTGACCTGCAGAGACAACGCAGCGATACCCAAAACCGGTTAAACTTGTACACAGCACAGCAAGCACACTGTAACAGCACGGAAAAGTCCGACAGGAGAATGGACACCACAGAGAGAAGTGAAAAGTTGTCAGGTTTCTGAAGACTACCTATCTATATGACTGCGCCCCCAGCTAGGTTAACATTTATCCACAGATACGATTGTGTCTAACGTTACTAACCTTGCTTAAAACGCGGTCAAATCCAGGGGTGTCCACCATAGCCTTCATAAGCTGTTTTATTGAATTTAGTGATAGCGAAGCCATTTTGCTCTGTAAAACTGTTCAGCACAATCAAAAGACCAATGTCAACTTTCCAACACAGGTGTCCTATTAATTTGGGACCCCCGGAAGATGGATATGTTCTGGGGGCGTTCCTGGCATTTGAGAACAACCTTTGAAAATATTGTCTCAACCGATGTAATACTACTTTGTGTTTAGAAATGAACACACCAATGTTAATATTTCTTCATCTAACATATGGTTTGGTATTCTTTAATTATGAAATCCACTATAAGTAAAACCTTTGTTCGGTCCCAAAGTAGGCCATTTAAGTATTTCCACCCGGAGTTATTTTCGTGGTACACAATTTGTGGAGAGCGGGGAAAGGGACAGCAGACGTCTGACTTCGGAGATGCTTCTTAGACATTTAAGTGCACTTTTATTGAAACGGTAGTAGTGCTCAATTCGTGCATATCGACTCATTAACCGGGTAAGTTCACAATGGCTTCCGCAGCCACTGATGTCCCGGCCGCCGCGGACTTCTTGGAGGAGACGAGGCTGCAGTTGTGTGATGAGTTTGCGTCCATCACCGGGACAGACGGCGCGGTGGCGCAGTGCTATCTGGCTGAAAATGATTGGGACATGGAGGTAATTTACatcttatcatagctgttcacaTTCATTCCCGTGCTGATGTGAAAGGAAGTCTGTTAAATTGTTGCATATTACAGTGATGCAGTGGTTAATTAGCCTACACGTAAGGTTACTTTTGTCGTTAGTCATGACACTAAGCTAAAGTTGGTTAAGTTTGTTTGTTGTGGGCAGCCAGACAAAATAGCGTGAGTCCAGCTGGATCTGAATGCAACGTTGAATAGCCACGTCATGGCGTCATCACGTTTCAGAGATCCGTGAACTCGTACTTCGAGGCAGACATGGAGTCAGCATTCGATGTACAGTTTGTCGAAGAGACGAGAAAAGAGAACGCCAGCACCGAAGCAAAAAGAAAAACTTCAGTGGATTCAGAGAATAACCCAGAAACCAGCAAAAAGCGGTTAAAAACAGAAAACACTGATTGGTAAGTGAACCTGGCGTTATGTGATTTGAATTatcacaaaacaaataaatacaactcATGCGAGTCCCCCATTGAACACTGGATCACCTATCTGGCCTTTCCCAAACTTGTAGTATAGACTTGACCAGTGAGGAGCCCAGCAGCTCCGGAGGCGCAGTGCCAGCATCAGCAGAgagtaaaacacacactcagccagcAGAGGAGCCGGAGGCAGACGGCAAGCTGTCTCTGCTCACGTGGAACGTGGACGGCCTGGACACTCTGAACCTGGGGGAACGCGCCAGAGGCCTCTGCTCTTACCTGGCACTGTAAGTgacctgattgtgtgtgtgtgtgtgtgtgtgtgtgtgtaatgcagtGTGCCCTCCTCCACCACAGGTACACGCCAGACGTGGTGTTTCTTCAGGAGTTGGTTCCAATGTACATCCAGTACATCAAGAAGAGAGCCGTCAGCTACACCATCATCGAGGGTAAGAGATCAGCTACACCATCATCGAGGGTAAAAGATCGGCATCGTTCAGTGCTCCCTGTCGTGGTACTGGTGATGTGGATTCCTAGTTGCAGTGTGTGAGGTTGGCTCTAATGAGGTTTTCTGGTCAGTGACACATAAGGGTTGGTAAGAtgagaaaattaaaaatatgtttaaacctttaaaacaaaacatgcctgaggtttgctaaagtgtatactttgtatttctgttgtattcatattatttaatatgacgtgtatgctattttttaacaaaagatagaactaacagcctgttaaattgtcaaatggtgtaaccacaaaaatTACACATATCTAATATTTCACACCTTCTAGAGTTAATGCAATTGCTCTCATGAaattattagtttattttgtaatatcctatgagaaaatgttttattatatttatttctaaatttAAATTATATGGGTTTTTCATTGTACTGAGCCAAGACCATATGCTgtaaacatcttgttttctgtctattctttgaccatttgagtaataatggtttaaacaaccattattacagtaaagtagagtattaaatcattatccatatacatttttttgtacattattagtattttagacaaaatactggttacaccaattgacataaatcggttacaccaattgaccataaaacgtttatagcaataggacaagaaattgacacagaaaataggcatcaaggtaaactgaattggatattttgatatgtattcatgtcattcatcatattccatatcaaatatcatttcataacatcaatgaagaaacttgtgttctatttgatttcaattcagttctcatacaatttcagtctatacccattattttcaaagagagtgagataaagggccctattttcgcgATGCAAAGTGCATTATTATTCTGACGCAAAGCTTTTTTTTCTATCTTacacttcacttttattaaataatgcgcccaggggtgtggcaatttccgacataaggtgtggtctggcacatgatctaaaaatcgctatcttatacCGTCTTAAAagcattatgccactgaccaagaaaagccTGGTTTATAGTGAAAGGCGCATATGAAACATGtcactgtcacaagatgtaagcagcaattcctctgcagaataaatgtccttaggttatttattcagtcattcgaacattatagggggaagttttgtttttttcaggctatgtttttgctggtaacccattgtcagtcaatattgaaagtaattaactgtgtataactgttttgtcgttgactatgacaccacagtgaagttagtttcactttgcctatgtgttcaattaatagacaagtgcagatgtgtgtagcctatactctactcggttttagtaaagaatggcttagtggaatacctgttccatacggtcttgcgtacaagcagattccttcaaatacacCGCTGACTATTAAAATGCGTTGTTTGAAATTgccctgcttgctgttaaagggaatgacagatcgCTTAAATTGCAATCTAATTAAACCCTTTTAAAGCTATTGTTCATGCTAAACAGTTACCGGTAGTcactatttaaattataaaaataacataattggcacctaaaattacatactcttggccctgaatctaatcaaactggtctcaaacagaaaagagtcaaatggtgtaaccggttacaccatttgacatttctatttaaaagcaaaatttgcaggcattattatggacaactatgtacacacttcacctttatgtgaatattcaaacacagtttttacattaaattgaatattttatgattattatgatttatcAACATTTTTAAAAGGTCATACCATTTGACATGTAACCTAAGCTTGCCTGGCCATGGCCTAAAAACACTATTATGTTACTTGAAGAGAGTTGCTAACCTTGACTCATAGTAGTTGGGGTCTTGAAGGGTCCTTGTCTATGACATAATTTCCTGTCACATAATTCTCTGacataatacatacaaaattgctCCTTAAATGGTGGTTACACCACTTGACATTTTAAGTGGTTGATGTGACAGACACGATTCCCCAAATTAATTCAAACATTCAGAACAATGGGGTTTCATTACTTGTATTAAATATAGAAAAGTTCTTGTGCAAGATCATGCCAGATTATTTTAGAagggattttggagagaatttcacatttctttcagcaagtgtaattatttggttcatgtttttgtggttacaccgtGTACACAATTTTacccaaattcagttaatactCTTTCAAAATTGAATGAATCCAAAACTTTAAGATTAGGGTTTGATGAAAATGATATTTTTATATGATATGAACCTttcactagtgtgtgtgaggttggctCTAATGACGTTTTCACTgtagtgtgtgagggagtgtgtgaggtTGGCTCTTATGGGGGTTATTGACTGCAGTGTGTGCAGATGGCTCTAATCAGATTATCACTCCAGTGTGTGAAGGTAGGCAAGGTTGGCTCTAATGAGATTATCAGCTGCAGTGTGTGAggttgtctgtctctgtgtccagGTGG
This genomic interval carries:
- the tdp2b gene encoding tyrosyl-DNA phosphodiesterase 2 — encoded protein: MASAATDVPAAADFLEETRLQLCDEFASITGTDGAVAQCYLAENDWDMERSVNSYFEADMESAFDVQFVEETRKENASTEAKRKTSVDSENNPETSKKRLKTENTDCIDLTSEEPSSSGGAVPASAESKTHTQPAEEPEADGKLSLLTWNVDGLDTLNLGERARGLCSYLALYTPDVVFLQELVPMYIQYIKKRAVSYTIIEGGEEGYFTGVMLKKSRVKFLKSEVIPYPMTQMMRNLLVVQVNFQGQDLCLMTSHFESCKNQSVERMNQLKLMFQKMRNVPEKTTVIFGGDTNLRDAEVAKVGGLPVGVCDVWESLGKEEHCRYTWDTKANSNKSVPYVSRCRFDRVYLRPARLGPKMAAERMLLVGQEKLDCGRYASDHWGIYCTFHS
- the acot13 gene encoding acyl-coenzyme A thioesterase 13; translated protein: MASLSLNSIKQLMKAMVDTPGFDRVLSKVSILSASPGKVVCEMKVEEEHTNRGGTLHGGLTATLVDVISTTAIMYSERGAPGVSVDMNITYMNAAKMGEDVLITAQVLKQGRTLAFATVDLTNKATGKLIAQGRHTKHLGNS